The proteins below are encoded in one region of Girardinichthys multiradiatus isolate DD_20200921_A chromosome 19, DD_fGirMul_XY1, whole genome shotgun sequence:
- the LOC124855568 gene encoding uncharacterized protein LOC124855568 produces MNKTYIIISPSFPEFTEQDFFGWFHVKLVPVLASFTPEMLRGVTTNMNCTNYHIIVSGMAKVVSAIPQQRLQEIADVLLEYLQDSAAVINQPDCRTGIKTDAQWIETNLGPFSPYITYSELKFFNLSLGALVNVLSPTQKAELIMDPDSGGLEDAILVKEVLTNLTESGDEEQLGQFFQVFTQILQQTNTTFILNAAVRETILNLTLNGLAPKFVSFEVEDYELWFQVYLVPVIASLHPDSLRVIPSNISCESYEAIVTGLMESLEFLPLGISMDVRASLESLQETFPDCAELDSFTCKETHVDEMLICWGVDSSQLQKTLEDNNSTSAVCNFTIIEHACTTPTNLTAGNLATLLTCSVESNKPYVVEVWQLLFHKASPILSQALDMFATMAPTTMSSAYSNALDALGEVVVKKLTQDELKSKDAIRSRFQMELRPFLASPSTNFLSCLGTYNFSCQTYQLV; encoded by the exons ATGAACAAGACCTACATCATCATCAGTCCCTCTTTCCCAGAGTTCACTGAACAGGACTTTTTTGGTTGGTTCCATGTCAAACTGGTCCCCGTCCTTGCAAGTTTCACTCCAGAAATGCTCCGAGGTGTAACTACCAACATGAACTGCACAAACTATCACATCAT TGTGAGTGGGATGGCCAAGGTTGTCTCTGCCATACCTCAGCAAAGACTGCAAGAAATTGCAGATGTTTTACTGGAATACCTGCAAGACTCTGCCGCTGTCATCAACCAGCCAG ATTGCAGGACAGGAATCAAGACTGATGCCCAATGGATTGAAACAAACCTGGGTCCATTTTCTCCATACATAACATATTCTGAGCTCAAATTCTTCAACCTCTCTCTG GGAGCACTCGTGAATGTTCTTTCACCAACACAGAAAGCTGAGCTGATAATGGATCCAGACAGCGGTGGTCTGGAAGATGCCATCCTTGTAAAGGAGGTGCTCACAAACCTGACAGAGTCTGGTGATGAAGAGCAGCTTGGTCAGTTTTTCCAAGTGTTCACACAGATCCTCCAGCAG ACAAACACAACCTTCATCCTAAATGCGGCTGTACGAGAGACCATCTTAAACCTGACTTTGAACGGCCTCGCTCCTAAATTTGTCTCCTTTGAAGTAGAAGACTATGAGCTGTGGTTCCAGGTCTATTTGGTTCCTGTCATAGCAAGCCTCCATCCTGACAGCCTGCGGGTGATACCCAGTAACATCAGCTGTGAATCCTACGAAGCTAT agtCACTGGTCTAATGGAAAGCCTGGAATTCCTGCCACTGGGCATTTCAATGGACGTGAGAGCTAGCTTGGAATCACTACAGGAGACCTTCCCAG ATTGTGCAGAACTTGATTCTTTCACG TGCAAAGAGACACATGTTGATG AAATGCTCATCTGCTGGGGGGTAGACAG CTCTCAACTCCAGAAGACACTGGAGGATAACAATTCCACGTCAGCCGTGTGCAATTTTACCATCATTGAACATGCCTGTACCACA CCAACAAACCTCACAGCAGGCAACTTGGCCACACTCCTGACATGCTCTGTGGAAAGCAACAAGCCATATGTGGTGGAAGTTTGGCAGCTTCTTTTCCACAAAGCTTCTCCCATACTCAGCCAGGCTCTTGACATGTTCGCCACCATG GCCCCCACCACCATGAGCTCTGCCTATTCCAATGCACTTGATGCTCTGGGAGAAGTGGTCGTTAAAAAGCTTACTCAGGATGAACTGAAGAGTAAGGATGCCATTAGAAGTAGGTTCCAGATGGAGCTCCGTCCGTTCCTGGCCTCCCCGTCAACAAATTTCCTCTCCTGCCTTGGCACCTACAACTTCAGCTGCCAGACATATCAGCTTGTGTAA
- the LOC124855567 gene encoding uncharacterized protein LOC124855567, with amino-acid sequence MNKTYIIISPSFPEFTEQDFFGWFHVKLVPVLASFTPEMLRGVTTNMNCTNYHIIVSGMAKVVSAIPQQRLQEIADVLLEYLQDSAAVINQPDCRTGIKTDAQWIETNLGPFSPYITYSELKFFNLSLGALVNVLSPTQKAELIMDPDSGGLEDAILVKEVLTNLTESGDEEQLGQFFQVFTQILQQTNTTFILNAAVRETILNLTLNGLAPKFVSFEVEDYELWFQVYLVPVIASLHPDSLRVIPSNISCESYEAIVTGLMESLEFLPLGISMDVRASLESLQETFPDCAELDSFTCKETHVDEMLICWGVDSSQLQKTLEDNNSTSAVCNFTIIEHACTTPTNLTAGNLATLLTCSVESNKPYVVEVWQLLFHKASPVLSQALDMFATMAPTTMNSAYSNALDALGEVVVKKLTQDELKSKDAIRKSEAVFTHFIRPFLSRKDLPDPGCVSSADGSQLWLQANLGNFSAFATIEDLQTFNPNFSSAQALSELSPSQVAQLLLSSDISNDTKFIDRVFERLENGNAVDNVDEFFTKLTEQEEVPEFQADVRDRIMNKTYIIISPSFPEFTEQDFFGWFHVKLVPVLASFTPEMLRGVTTNMNCTNYHIIVSGMAKVVSAIPQQRLQEIADVLLEYLQDSAAVINQPDCRTGIKTDAQWIETNLGPFSPYITYSELKFFNLSLGALVNVLSPTQKAELIMDPDSGGLEDAILVKEVLTNLTESGDEEQLGQFFQVFTQILQQTNTTFILNAAVRETILNLTLNGLAPKFVSFEVEDYELWFQVYLVPVIASLHPDSLRVIPSNISCESYEAIVTGLMESLEFLPLGISMDVRASLESLQETFPDCAELDSFTCKETHVDEMLICWGVDSSQLQKTLEDNNSTSAVCNFTIIEHACTTPTNLTAGNLATLLTCSVESNKPYVVEVWQLLFHKASPVLSQALDMFATMAPTTMNSAYSNALDALGEVVVKKLTQDELKSKDAIRSRFQMELRPFLASPSTNFLSCLGTYNFSCQTYQLVLEAFSNQSPLMDNNRKRTVFTHFIRPFLSRKDLPDPGCVSSADGSQLWLQANLGNFSAFATIEDLQTFNPNFSSAQALSELSPSQVAQLLLSSDISNDTKFIDRVFERLENGNAVDNVDEFFTKLTEQEEVPEFQADVRDRIMNKTYIIISPSFPEFTEQDFFGWFHVKLVPVLASFTPEMLRGVTTNMNCTNYHIIVSGMAKVVSAIPQQRLQEIAEVLLEYLQDSAAVINQPGRSAI; translated from the exons ATGAACAAGACCTACATCATCATCAGTCCCTCTTTCCCAGAGTTCACTGAACAGGACTTTTTTGGTTGGTTCCATGTCAAACTGGTCCCCGTCCTTGCAAGTTTCACTCCAGAAATGCTCCGAGGTGTAACTACCAACATGAACTGCACAAACTATCACATCAT TGTGAGTGGGATGGCCAAGGTTGTCTCTGCCATACCTCAGCAAAGACTGCAAGAAATTGCAGATGTTTTACTGGAATACCTGCAAGACTCTGCCGCTGTCATCAACCAGCCAG ATTGCAGGACAGGAATCAAGACTGATGCCCAATGGATTGAAACAAACCTGGGTCCATTTTCTCCATACATAACATATTCTGAGCTCAAATTCTTCAACCTCTCTCTG GGAGCACTCGTGAATGTTCTTTCACCAACACAGAAAGCTGAGCTGATAATGGATCCAGACAGCGGTGGTCTGGAAGATGCCATCCTTGTAAAGGAGGTGCTCACAAACCTGACAGAGTCTGGTGATGAAGAGCAGCTTGGTCAGTTTTTCCAAGTGTTCACACAGATCCTCCAGCAG ACAAACACAACCTTCATCCTAAATGCGGCTGTACGAGAGACCATCTTAAACCTGACTTTGAACGGCCTCGCTCCTAAATTTGTCTCCTTTGAAGTAGAAGACTATGAGCTGTGGTTCCAGGTCTATTTGGTTCCTGTCATAGCAAGCCTCCATCCTGACAGCCTGCGGGTGATACCCAGTAACATCAGTTGTGAATCCTACGAAGCTAT agtCACTGGTCTAATGGAAAGCCTGGAATTCCTGCCACTGGGCATTTCAATGGACGTGAGAGCTAGCTTGGAATCACTACAGGAGACCTTCCCAG ATTGTGCAGAACTTGATTCTTTCACG TGCAAAGAGACACATGTTGATG AAATGCTCATCTGCTGGGGGGTAGACAG CTCTCAACTCCAGAAGACACTGGAGGATAACAATTCCACGTCAGCCGTGTGCAATTTTACCATCATTGAACATGCCTGTACCACA CCAACAAACCTCACAGCAGGCAACTTGGCCACACTCCTGACATGCTCTGTGGAAAGCAACAAGCCATATGTGGTGGAAGTTTGGCAGCTTCTTTTCCACAAAGCTTCTCCCGTACTCAGCCAGGCTCTTGACATGTTCGCCACCATG GCCCCCACCACCATGAACTCTGCTTATTCCAATGCACTTGATGCTCTGGGAGAAGTGGTAGTTAAAAAGCTTACTCAGGATGAACTGAAGAGTAAGGATGCCATTAGAA AAAGCGAAGCAGTGTTTACTCACTTCATCCGACCGTTCCTTTCCAGAAAAGATTTGCCAG ACCCAGGTTGTGTGTCCTCTGCCGATGGTAGTCAACTCTGGCTGCAGGCCAACCTTGGCAATTTCTCTGCTTTTGCAACCATAGAGGATTTGCAAACCTTCAATCCAAACTTCTCCAGT GCCCAAGCCTTGTCAGAACTGTCACCCTCTCAGGTAGCACAGTTACTGCTGAGCTCAGACATCTCAAATGACACAAAATTTATCGACCGAGTCTTTGAGCGACTGGAAAATGGAAACGCTGTTGACAACGTGGATGAATTCTTTACAAAGCTTACAGAGCAGGAGGAG GTCCCAGAGTTCCAGGCTGACGTGAGGGATCGCATTATGAACAAGACCTACATCATCATCAGTCCCTCTTTCCCAGAGTTCACTGAACAGGACTTTTTTGGTTGGTTCCATGTCAAACTGGTCCCCGTCCTTGCAAGTTTCACTCCAGAAATGCTCCGAGGTGTAACTACCAACATGAACTGCACAAACTATCACATCAT TGTGAGTGGGATGGCCAAGGTTGTCTCTGCCATACCTCAGCAAAGACTGCAAGAAATTGCAGATGTTTTACTGGAATACCTGCAAGACTCTGCCGCTGTCATCAACCAGCCAG ATTGCAGGACAGGAATCAAGACTGATGCCCAATGGATTGAAACAAACCTGGGTCCATTTTCTCCATACATAACATATTCTGAGCTCAAATTCTTCAACCTCTCTCTG GGAGCACTCGTGAATGTTCTTTCACCAACACAGAAAGCTGAGCTGATAATGGATCCAGACAGCGGTGGTCTGGAAGATGCCATCCTTGTAAAGGAGGTGCTCACAAACCTGACAGAGTCTGGTGATGAAGAGCAGCTTGGTCAGTTTTTCCAAGTGTTCACACAGATCCTCCAGCAG ACAAACACAACCTTCATCCTAAATGCGGCTGTACGAGAGACCATCTTAAACCTGACTTTGAACGGCCTCGCTCCTAAATTTGTCTCCTTTGAAGTAGAAGACTATGAGCTGTGGTTCCAGGTCTATTTGGTTCCTGTCATAGCAAGCCTCCATCCTGACAGCCTGCGGGTGATACCCAGTAACATCAGCTGTGAATCCTACGAAGCTAT agtCACTGGTCTAATGGAAAGCCTGGAATTCCTGCCACTGGGCATTTCAATGGACGTGAGAGCTAGCTTGGAATCACTACAGGAGACCTTCCCAG ATTGTGCAGAACTTGATTCTTTCACG TGCAAAGAGACACATGTTGATG AAATGCTCATCTGCTGGGGGGTAGACAG CTCTCAACTCCAGAAGACACTGGAGGATAACAATTCCACGTCAGCCGTGTGCAATTTTACCATCATTGAACATGCCTGTACCACA CCAACAAACCTCACAGCAGGCAACTTGGCCACACTCCTGACATGCTCTGTGGAAAGCAACAAGCCATATGTGGTGGAAGTTTGGCAGCTTCTTTTCCACAAAGCTTCTCCCGTACTCAGCCAGGCTCTTGACATGTTCGCCACCATG GCCCCCACCACCATGAACTCTGCTTATTCCAATGCACTTGATGCTCTGGGAGAAGTGGTAGTTAAAAAGCTTACTCAGGATGAACTGAAGAGTAAGGATGCCATTAGAAGTAGGTTCCAGATGGAGCTCCGTCCGTTCCTGGCCTCCCCGTCAACAAATTTCCTCTCCTGCCTTGGCACCTACAACTTCAGCTGCCAGACATATCAGCTTGT CCTTGAGGCATTCAGCAACCAAAGCCCATTGATGGACAACAACAGAAAGCGAACAGTGTTTACTCACTTCATCCGACCGTTCCTTTCCAGAAAAGATTTGCCAG ACCCAGGTTGTGTGTCCTCTGCCGATGGTAGTCAACTCTGGCTGCAAGCCAACCTTGGCAATTTCTCTGCTTTTGCAACCATAGAGGATTTGCAAACCTTCAATCCAAACTTCTCCAGT GCCCAAGCCTTGTCAGAACTGTCACCCTCTCAGGTAGCACAGTTACTGCTGAGCTCAGACATCTCAAATGACACAAAATTTATCGACCGAGTCTTTGAGCGACTGGAAAATGGAAACGCTGTTGACAACGTGGATGAATTCTTTACAAAGCTTACAGAGCAGGAGGAG GTCCCAGAGTTCCAGGCTGACGTGAGGGATCGCATTATGAACAAGACCTACATCATCATCAGTCCCTCTTTCCCAGAGTTCACTGAACAGGACTTTTTTGGTTGGTTCCATGTCAAACTGGTCCCCGTCCTTGCAAGTTTCACTCCAGAAATGCTCCGAGGTGTAACTACCAACATGAACTGCACAAACTATCACATCAT TGTGAGTGGGATGGCCAAGGTTGTCTCTGCCATACCTCAGCAAAGATTGCAAGAAATTGCAGAGGTTTTACTGGAATACCTGCAAGACTCTGCCGCTGTCATCAACCAGCCAGGTAGGTCTGCCATATAA
- the LOC124855569 gene encoding uncharacterized protein LOC124855569 produces the protein MGGPRTFSQVLLLSAIGIVFVPSLASANGNTTRGPGLLTPENSTCSTPSPVSQESCQGVNLQDTSRSIFAAVDSLVGELSCKRRENTNLSEASFMEVERNIRRIVESSIKVLSDLTDVLEKLSPRQKAELILDPESGALEDVDFVRAVITNVTMSGDNEQLTQFFQEFSKLGKQTNTTFILNAAVRETILNLTLNGLAPKFVSFEVEDYELWFQVYLVPVIASLHPDSLRVIPSNISCESYEAIVTGLMESLEFLPLGISMDVRASLESLQETFPDCAELDSFTCKETHVDEMLICWGVDSSQLQKTLEDNNSTSAVCNFTIIEHACTTPTNLTAGNLATLLTCSVESNKPYVVEVWQLLFHKASPVLSQALDMFATMAPTTMSSAYSNALDALGEVVVKKLTQDELKSKDAIRSRFQMELRPFLASPSTNFLSCLGTYNFSCQTYQLVLEAFSNQSPLMDNNRKRAVFTHFIRPFLSRKDLPDPGCVSSADGSQLWLQANLGNFSAFATIEDLQTFNPNFSSAQALSELSPSQVAQLLLSSDISNDTKFIDRVFERLENGNAVDNVDEFFTKLTEQEEVPEFQADVRDRIMNKTYIIISPSFPEFTEQDFFGWFHVKLVPVLASFTPEMLRGVTTNMNCTNYHIIVSGMAKVVSAIPQQRLQEIAEVLLEYLQDSAAVINQPDCRTGIKTDAQWIETNLGPFSPYITYSELKFFNLSLGALVNVLSPTQKAELIMDPDSGGLEDAILVKEVLTNLTESGDEEQLGQFFQVFTQILQQTNTTFILNAAVRETILNLTLNGLAPKFVSFEVEDYELWFQVYLVPVIASLHPDSLRVIPSNISCESYEAIVTGLMESLEFLPLGISMDVRASLESLQETFPDCAELDSFTCKETHVDEMLICWGVDSSQLQKTLEDNNSTSAVCNFTIIEHACTTPTNLTAGNLATLLTCSVESNKPYVVEVWQLLFHKASPVLSQALDMFATMAPTTMNSAYSNALDALGEVVVKKLTQDELKSKDAIRSRFQMELRPFLASPSTNFLSCLGTYNFSCQTYQLVLEAFSNQSPLMDNNRKRAVFTHFIRPFLSRKDLPDPGCVSSADGSQLWLQANLGNFSAFATIEDLQTFNPNFSSAQALSELSPSQVAQLLLSSDISNDTKFIDRVFERLENGNAVDNVDEFFTKLTEQEEVPEFQADVRDRIMNKTYIIISPSFPEFTEQDFFGWFHVKLVPVLASFTPEMLRGVTTNMNCTNYHIIVSGMAKVVSAIPQQRLQEIADVLLEYLQDSAAVINQPDCRTGIKTDAQWIETNLGPFSPYITYSELKFFNLSLGALVNVLSPTQKAELIMDPDSGGLEDAILVKEVLTNLTESGDEEQLGQFFQVFTQILQQTNTTFILNAAVRETILNLTLNGLAPKFVSFEVEDYELWFQVYLVPVIASLHPDSLRVIPSNISCESYEAIVTGLMESLEFLPLGISMDVRASLESLQETFPDCAELDSFTCKETHVDGKSPEYP, from the exons CTATAAAAGTCCTTTCAGACCTG ACAGACGTGTTGGAAAAGCTCTCACCACGACAGAAAGCAGAGCTAATACTGGATCCAGAAAGTGGTGCTTTGGAGGATGTCGACTTCGTCAGAGCAGTCATCACCAACGTGACAATGTCAGGGGATAATGAGCAACTCACACAATTTTTCCAGGAATTTTCAAAATTAGGAAAACAG ACAAACACAACCTTCATCCTAAATGCGGCTGTACGAGAGACCATCTTAAACCTGACTTTGAACGGCCTCGCTCCTAAATTTGTCTCCTTTGAAGTAGAAGACTATGAGCTGTGGTTCCAGGTCTATTTGGTTCCTGTCATAGCAAGCCTCCATCCTGACAGCCTGCGGGTGATACCCAGTAACATCAGTTGTGAATCCTACGAAGCTAT agtCACTGGTCTAATGGAAAGCCTGGAATTCCTGCCACTGGGCATTTCAATGGACGTGAGAGCTAGCTTGGAATCACTACAGGAGACCTTCCCAG ATTGTGCAGAACTTGATTCTTTCACG TGCAAAGAGACACATGTTGATG AAATGCTCATCTGCTGGGGGGTAGACAG CTCTCAACTCCAGAAGACACTGGAGGATAACAATTCCACGTCAGCCGTGTGCAATTTTACCATCATTGAACATGCCTGTACCACA CCAACAAACCTCACAGCAGGCAACTTGGCCACACTCCTGACATGCTCTGTGGAAAGCAACAAGCCATATGTGGTGGAAGTTTGGCAGCTTCTTTTCCACAAAGCTTCTCCCGTACTCAGCCAGGCTCTTGACATGTTCGCCACCATG GCCCCCACCACCATGAGCTCTGCCTATTCCAATGCACTTGATGCTCTGGGAGAAGTGGTAGTTAAAAAGCTTACTCAGGATGAACTGAAGAGTAAGGATGCCATTAGAAGTAGGTTCCAGATGGAGCTCCGTCCGTTCCTGGCCTCCCCGTCAACAAATTTCCTCTCCTGCCTTGGCACCTACAACTTCAGCTGCCAGACATATCAGCTTGT CCTTGAGGCATTCAGCAACCAAAGCCCATTGATGGACAACAACAGAAAGCGAGCAGTGTTTACTCACTTCATCCGACCGTTCCTTTCCAGAAAAGATTTGCCAG ACCCAGGTTGTGTGTCCTCTGCCGATGGTAGTCAACTCTGGCTGCAGGCCAACCTTGGCAATTTCTCTGCTTTTGCAACCATAGAGGATTTGCAAACCTTCAATCCAAACTTCTCCAGT GCCCAAGCCTTGTCAGAACTGTCACCCTCTCAGGTAGCACAGTTACTGCTGAGCTCAGACATCTCAAATGACACAAAATTTATCGACCGAGTCTTTGAGCGACTGGAAAATGGAAACGCTGTTGACAACGTGGATGAATTCTTTACAAAGCTTACAGAGCAGGAGGAG GTCCCAGAGTTCCAGGCTGACGTGAGGGATCGCATTATGAACAAGACCTACATCATCATCAGTCCCTCTTTCCCAGAGTTCACTGAACAGGACTTTTTTGGTTGGTTCCATGTCAAACTGGTCCCCGTCCTTGCAAGTTTCACTCCAGAAATGCTCCGAGGTGTAACTACCAACATGAACTGCACAAACTATCACATCAT TGTGAGTGGGATGGCCAAGGTTGTCTCTGCCATACCTCAGCAAAGATTGCAAGAAATTGCAGAGGTTTTACTGGAATACCTGCAAGACTCTGCCGCTGTCATCAACCAGCCAG ATTGCAGGACAGGAATCAAGACTGATGCCCAATGGATTGAAACAAACCTGGGTCCATTTTCTCCATACATAACATATTCTGAGCTCAAATTCTTCAACCTCTCTCTG GGAGCACTCGTGAATGTTCTTTCACCAACACAGAAAGCTGAGCTGATAATGGATCCAGACAGCGGTGGTCTGGAAGATGCCATCCTTGTAAAGGAGGTGCTCACAAACCTGACAGAGTCTGGTGATGAAGAGCAGCTTGGTCAGTTTTTCCAAGTGTTCACACAGATCCTCCAGCAG ACAAACACAACCTTCATCCTAAATGCGGCTGTACGAGAGACCATCTTAAACCTGACTTTGAACGGCCTCGCTCCTAAATTTGTCTCCTTTGAAGTAGAAGACTATGAGCTGTGGTTCCAGGTCTATTTGGTTCCTGTCATAGCAAGCCTCCATCCTGACAGCCTGCGGGTGATACCCAGTAACATCAGTTGTGAATCCTACGAAGCTAT agtCACTGGTCTAATGGAAAGCCTGGAATTCCTGCCACTGGGCATTTCAATGGACGTGAGAGCTAGCTTGGAATCACTACAGGAGACCTTCCCAG ATTGTGCAGAACTTGATTCTTTCACG TGCAAAGAGACACATGTTGATG AAATGCTCATCTGCTGGGGGGTAGACAG CTCTCAACTCCAGAAGACACTGGAGGATAACAATTCCACGTCAGCCGTGTGCAATTTTACCATCATTGAACATGCCTGTACCACA CCAACAAACCTCACAGCAGGCAACTTGGCCACACTCCTGACATGCTCTGTGGAAAGCAACAAGCCATATGTGGTGGAAGTTTGGCAGCTTCTTTTCCACAAAGCTTCTCCCGTACTCAGCCAGGCTCTTGACATGTTCGCCACCATG GCCCCCACCACCATGAACTCTGCTTATTCCAATGCACTTGATGCTCTGGGAGAAGTGGTAGTTAAAAAGCTTACTCAGGATGAACTGAAGAGTAAGGATGCCATTAGAAGTAGGTTCCAGATGGAGCTCCGTCCGTTCCTGGCCTCCCCGTCAACAAATTTCCTCTCCTGCCTTGGCACCTACAACTTCAGCTGCCAGACATATCAGCTTGT CCTTGAGGCATTCAGCAACCAAAGCCCATTGATGGACAACAACAGAAAGCGAGCAGTGTTTACTCACTTCATCCGACCGTTCCTTTCCAGAAAAGATTTGCCAG ACCCAGGTTGTGTGTCCTCTGCCGATGGTAGTCAACTCTGGCTGCAGGCCAACCTTGGCAATTTCTCTGCTTTTGCAACCATAGAGGATTTGCAAACCTTCAATCCAAACTTCTCCAGT GCCCAAGCCTTGTCAGAACTGTCACCCTCTCAGGTAGCACAGTTACTGCTGAGCTCAGACATCTCAAATGACACAAAATTTATCGACCGAGTCTTTGAGCGACTGGAAAATGGAAACGCTGTTGACAACGTGGATGAATTCTTTACAAAGCTTACAGAGCAGGAGGAG GTCCCAGAGTTCCAGGCTGACGTGAGGGATCGCATTATGAACAAGACCTACATCATCATCAGTCCCTCTTTCCCAGAGTTCACTGAACAGGACTTTTTTGGTTGGTTCCATGTCAAACTGGTCCCCGTCCTTGCAAGTTTCACTCCAGAAATGCTCCGAGGTGTAACTACCAACATGAACTGCACAAACTATCACATCAT TGTGAGTGGGATGGCCAAGGTTGTCTCTGCCATACCTCAGCAAAGACTGCAAGAAATTGCAGATGTTTTACTGGAATACCTGCAAGACTCTGCCGCTGTCATCAACCAGCCAG ATTGCAGGACAGGAATCAAGACTGATGCCCAATGGATTGAAACAAACCTGGGTCCATTTTCTCCATACATAACATATTCTGAGCTCAAATTCTTCAACCTCTCTCTG GGAGCACTCGTGAATGTTCTTTCACCAACACAGAAAGCTGAGCTGATAATGGATCCAGACAGCGGTGGTCTGGAAGATGCCATCCTTGTAAAGGAGGTGCTCACAAACCTGACAGAGTCTGGTGATGAAGAGCAGCTTGGTCAGTTTTTCCAAGTGTTCACACAGATCCTCCAGCAG ACAAACACAACCTTCATCCTAAATGCGGCTGTACGAGAGACCATCTTAAACCTGACTTTGAACGGCCTCGCTCCTAAATTTGTCTCCTTTGAAGTAGAAGACTATGAGCTGTGGTTCCAGGTCTATTTGGTTCCTGTCATAGCAAGCCTCCATCCTGACAGCCTGCGGGTGATACCCAGTAACATCAGTTGTGAATCCTACGAAGCTAT agtCACTGGTCTAATGGAAAGCCTGGAATTCCTGCCACTGGGCATTTCAATGGACGTGAGAGCTAGCTTGGAATCACTACAGGAGACCTTCCCAG ATTGTGCAGAACTTGATTCTTTCACG TGCAAAGAGACACATGTTGATGGTAAGTCTCCTGAATATCCCTGA